In Meiothermus ruber DSM 1279, the following proteins share a genomic window:
- a CDS encoding ATPase, T2SS/T4P/T4SS family, which yields MANVLTIGDKRLGAALLDMGLLGDEELQRALEQHREVGGNLSEIIVDLGLLSERRIAQAIEQAFGIPLVELADMEISPEAKSLIPAERARDLGAIPFSVEGGTLRVALLNPLDNLVLEELEDLTNQIIEPYLATPSSFRYALAVHYPELGLPVPPPPSAASQGEMQLGEILVSKGWLSREDLEAALVEQEKTGELLGRLLVNKFGLAEERLYQALAEQAGIEFRAELDDLELQQEVSAYLLRPDALRYQAIPARQDGQQVLVVLADPRHRHAVARLIERPTKFILTLPKVWEALFGKAYPEKSRLGEALVQEGKLGRAALQDALSVQRRMGKTRPLGEVLVELGYVSAQDVEEALAKQRQGGGRLEDTLVQSGKIKPEMLAKSLATQLGYPYIDPTDSPPDPSVLTMVPESTVRRYTIFPHHLEGNTLVVLMKDPRNILAIDDLRMITKRDVMPAVSAEAAITKLIERFYGSTTGVEELAREFEGKKREEEAADTSALDDNAVVKLVNSIIREAFLQDASDIHIEPRQSDILVRIRIDGTLREYMRLPRGAGPAIASRIKIMANLDIAERRLPQDGRVRYRDRSIDLDLRLSTLPTVYGEKIVMRLLRKAADIPEIEQLGFAPDVFQRFEDVISKPYGIFLITGPTGSGKSFTTFSILKRIATPDKNTTTIEDPVEYEIPGINQTQVNPVAGLTFAKALRSFLRQDPDIIMVGEIRDSETAKIATEAALTGHLVIATLHTNDAAGAVTRLDEMGVELFNISAALVGVLAQRLVRKICEHCKIQVEPDPTVLRRLELSREELRGKTLYKGTGCDKCNGTGYKGRTAIHELMVLDDEIRRAIVEGQSATQIKEIARRGGMKTLREDGIQKAFLGLTTLEEVMARTNE from the coding sequence ATGGCCAACGTCTTGACAATTGGAGATAAACGGCTGGGCGCTGCCCTGTTGGACATGGGGCTGCTGGGGGATGAAGAACTGCAGCGAGCCCTCGAGCAGCACCGTGAAGTGGGGGGGAACCTCTCGGAGATTATCGTCGACCTGGGCTTGCTCTCTGAGCGACGCATTGCCCAGGCCATTGAACAGGCCTTTGGTATTCCGCTGGTGGAGCTAGCCGACATGGAAATTTCACCCGAGGCCAAGTCGCTCATTCCGGCAGAGCGGGCGCGGGATCTGGGTGCCATTCCCTTCAGCGTGGAGGGGGGCACCTTGCGGGTGGCCCTGCTAAACCCGTTGGACAACCTGGTGCTTGAGGAGCTCGAAGACCTCACCAATCAGATCATCGAGCCCTACCTGGCTACCCCGTCCTCTTTTCGCTACGCCCTGGCGGTGCACTACCCCGAGCTGGGCCTGCCGGTGCCCCCGCCGCCCTCGGCTGCCTCGCAGGGCGAGATGCAACTGGGTGAAATCCTGGTCAGCAAAGGCTGGCTGAGCCGGGAGGATCTCGAGGCCGCTTTGGTTGAGCAGGAGAAGACCGGTGAGCTATTGGGTCGGCTGCTTGTGAACAAATTCGGCCTGGCCGAGGAACGGCTTTACCAGGCCCTGGCCGAGCAGGCCGGTATCGAGTTTAGGGCGGAACTGGACGACCTCGAGCTGCAACAGGAGGTCTCGGCCTATTTGCTGCGCCCCGATGCGCTGCGCTACCAGGCTATACCAGCCCGTCAGGATGGGCAGCAGGTGCTGGTGGTACTGGCCGACCCACGCCACCGACACGCTGTGGCCCGGTTGATCGAACGCCCCACCAAGTTCATCCTGACCCTGCCCAAGGTTTGGGAAGCCTTGTTTGGCAAAGCCTATCCTGAAAAGAGCCGCCTGGGGGAAGCCTTGGTGCAGGAAGGTAAGCTGGGACGCGCCGCTTTACAGGATGCGCTTTCGGTGCAGCGCCGCATGGGCAAAACCCGGCCTCTGGGCGAAGTGTTGGTCGAACTGGGTTACGTGAGCGCCCAGGATGTGGAAGAGGCCCTGGCCAAACAGCGGCAGGGCGGGGGCCGCCTCGAAGACACCCTGGTGCAGTCGGGCAAGATCAAGCCAGAGATGCTGGCGAAGAGCCTGGCCACCCAGCTTGGCTACCCCTACATCGACCCCACCGACTCGCCCCCCGATCCTTCGGTGCTCACCATGGTGCCCGAAAGCACGGTTCGGCGCTACACCATTTTTCCCCACCACCTCGAGGGCAACACCCTGGTGGTCTTGATGAAAGACCCCCGCAATATCCTGGCCATCGACGACCTACGCATGATCACCAAACGCGATGTGATGCCGGCGGTCTCAGCGGAAGCGGCCATTACCAAGCTTATCGAGCGGTTCTATGGCAGCACCACCGGGGTGGAGGAGCTGGCCCGGGAGTTTGAGGGTAAGAAAAGAGAAGAAGAGGCTGCCGATACCAGCGCCCTCGACGATAACGCGGTGGTCAAGCTGGTCAACAGCATTATCCGCGAGGCCTTCTTGCAGGATGCTTCGGACATCCACATCGAGCCCCGCCAGTCGGATATCCTGGTGCGCATCCGAATCGATGGCACCCTGCGGGAGTACATGCGCCTGCCCAGGGGGGCCGGGCCGGCGATTGCCTCGAGGATCAAGATTATGGCCAACCTGGACATCGCCGAGCGACGCCTGCCCCAGGACGGCCGGGTGCGCTACCGCGACCGTTCCATTGACCTGGATCTGCGTCTTTCCACCCTGCCCACCGTATACGGCGAAAAAATTGTAATGCGTCTGCTGCGCAAAGCCGCCGACATCCCTGAAATTGAGCAGCTCGGATTCGCGCCGGATGTGTTTCAGCGCTTTGAAGACGTGATTTCCAAGCCCTACGGCATCTTCCTGATTACCGGGCCTACGGGCTCGGGTAAGTCCTTCACCACCTTCAGCATTCTGAAGCGCATCGCCACCCCCGACAAAAACACCACCACCATCGAAGACCCGGTCGAGTACGAGATCCCCGGGATTAACCAAACCCAGGTGAACCCGGTGGCCGGCCTGACCTTTGCCAAGGCCCTGCGGAGCTTCCTGCGGCAAGACCCCGATATCATCATGGTGGGTGAGATCCGCGACTCTGAAACGGCCAAGATTGCCACCGAGGCGGCCCTGACCGGTCACCTGGTGATCGCCACCCTGCACACCAACGATGCCGCAGGGGCCGTTACCCGGCTGGATGAGATGGGGGTGGAACTCTTCAACATCTCGGCGGCGCTGGTGGGGGTGCTGGCCCAGCGCTTGGTGCGCAAGATCTGCGAGCACTGCAAAATTCAGGTTGAGCCCGACCCAACCGTGCTACGCCGGCTGGAGCTGTCCAGGGAGGAGCTGCGTGGCAAAACCCTCTACAAAGGCACGGGGTGCGATAAGTGCAACGGCACCGGCTATAAGGGCCGTACGGCCATCCACGAGCTCATGGTGCTCGACGATGAGATCCGCCGGGCTATTGTGGAGGGGCAGTCGGCCACCCAGATTAAGGAGATCGCCCGCAGGGGTGGTATGAAAACCCTGCGCGAGGACGGTATTCAAAAAGCTTTCCTGGGCCTGACCACCCTGGAAGAGGTGATGGCCCGCACCAACGAGTAG
- a CDS encoding YqeG family HAD IIIA-type phosphatase, whose product MVLKPRAQLNSVTEVTPAWLQERGLRAVLLDLDNTLVPYRTYGEVPEALQAWLQTQKQAGIPVMLVSNATSRRVRYWCEKLGIPGFGPAGKPWFGFREALRRLGLRPEEVAVVGDQLFTDVLGGNLVGMYTVLVPPLAQKELGYTRLVRKLERWILGNTNRKRPVGAQEEFDPKDFAPNPRISKD is encoded by the coding sequence ATGGTGCTCAAGCCAAGGGCCCAGCTTAACTCGGTGACCGAAGTGACCCCCGCCTGGCTTCAGGAGCGGGGCTTGCGGGCAGTGCTGCTCGACCTGGACAACACCTTGGTGCCCTATAGAACCTATGGCGAGGTTCCCGAGGCCTTGCAGGCCTGGCTACAGACCCAGAAGCAAGCGGGTATCCCGGTGATGCTGGTTTCCAATGCCACTTCCCGGCGGGTGCGCTACTGGTGCGAGAAGCTGGGAATTCCGGGCTTTGGGCCGGCAGGTAAACCCTGGTTTGGTTTTCGCGAGGCCCTGCGGCGGCTGGGCCTGCGCCCTGAAGAGGTGGCGGTGGTGGGTGATCAGCTCTTTACCGACGTGCTGGGGGGCAACCTGGTGGGGATGTACACCGTGCTGGTACCGCCGCTGGCCCAGAAGGAACTGGGATACACCCGCCTGGTGCGAAAGCTCGAGCGCTGGATACTGGGCAATACCAACCGCAAACGTCCTGTGGGAGCCCAAGAGGAATTTGACCCAAAAGATTTTGCGCCGAACCCCAGAATAAGCAAAGACTAG
- a CDS encoding PEGA domain-containing protein has translation MKRIFSTTLGLLLAGSALAAPELSPQGIIVNPVPTDLQVRVWVNKDPGKTGNPVYQIGERIQVSVQVNQDAYVYIFSVKSTGEIGLILPNAFDQNNFLRAGETRTFPPATGARYTLDVAGPEGQDRVLAVASRQPLSLAQIADIQTGRVNLQGADNLARALSIVVTPLPQQDWVSNVAFFIVGRAAVTPVQPVQPATGTLSVNSSPTGAQVLVEGRVVGNTPLSLVLRPGRVDIELRLGGYQTFRTSAQIRPGETTVVNASLVPVVQNGLLQINSNPQGAQVLLNGRVVGTTPLNLTVQPGRYDLELRLNGYQNFRASLSVGSGQTVPVNATLQALRGTLEVYTNVEARIFLDGREVGQTRGGFLRLEELEGGSVQVVALAPGYRVAFRDVRVEAGRTQQVRLELTRAR, from the coding sequence ATGAAGCGAATCTTCTCAACAACCCTTGGACTCTTGCTGGCAGGCTCTGCCCTGGCCGCACCCGAACTCAGCCCGCAGGGCATCATCGTCAACCCGGTGCCCACCGACCTCCAGGTGCGGGTCTGGGTCAACAAAGACCCCGGCAAGACCGGCAACCCGGTCTACCAGATTGGCGAGCGCATCCAGGTCTCGGTGCAGGTTAACCAGGACGCTTACGTCTACATTTTCAGCGTCAAGTCTACGGGCGAGATCGGCCTGATTCTGCCCAATGCCTTTGATCAGAACAACTTCCTGCGGGCCGGCGAGACCCGCACCTTCCCGCCCGCCACCGGCGCGCGCTATACCTTAGATGTGGCCGGCCCTGAAGGGCAGGATCGGGTGCTGGCCGTAGCCAGCCGCCAGCCCCTGTCGCTGGCCCAGATTGCCGATATCCAGACCGGGCGGGTGAACCTGCAGGGTGCGGACAACCTGGCCCGGGCCCTCTCGATTGTGGTGACCCCGCTGCCCCAGCAGGACTGGGTTTCCAACGTAGCATTTTTTATCGTGGGGCGGGCGGCCGTCACCCCTGTACAGCCTGTGCAACCCGCCACCGGTACCCTTAGTGTGAACTCGAGCCCCACAGGGGCCCAGGTGCTGGTGGAGGGCCGGGTGGTGGGCAACACCCCCCTCAGCCTGGTGCTGCGCCCAGGACGGGTGGATATTGAGCTGCGCCTGGGGGGCTACCAGACCTTCCGCACCTCGGCCCAGATCCGGCCTGGCGAGACCACGGTGGTCAACGCCAGCCTGGTGCCGGTGGTGCAAAACGGGCTGCTACAAATCAACTCCAACCCCCAGGGGGCCCAGGTGCTGCTCAATGGCCGGGTGGTGGGGACTACGCCGCTGAATCTGACCGTACAGCCGGGCCGCTACGACCTCGAGCTCCGTCTGAATGGCTACCAGAACTTCCGGGCCAGCCTGAGTGTGGGCAGCGGCCAGACCGTGCCGGTGAACGCCACCTTGCAGGCCCTGCGCGGGACGCTCGAGGTCTACACCAACGTGGAAGCGCGCATCTTCCTGGATGGCCGCGAGGTGGGCCAGACCCGGGGGGGCTTCCTGCGCCTGGAGGAGCTCGAGGGCGGCAGTGTCCAGGTGGTGGCGCTGGCCCCGGGTTACCGTGTGGCGTTTAGGGATGTTCGAGTCGAGGCCGGCCG
- a CDS encoding dipeptidase — translation MSWPDYLKQHQAAHLEDFRAFLAIPSISAQPARQADVRRAAEWLAGRFRQAGFTAEVCPTAGHPVVLAEYCPYPDRPTVLFYGHYDVQPADNPERWNSPPFEPTVVDGRIVARGASDMKGQVMAFLLAAEALIATGSLHLNVKALIEGEEEISSPSLPAFIEQHRERLRCDMIINGDSGQLSETTPLLSLGARGICGLEFDLIGPSHDLHSGSWGGQVQNPLHAMAELIASLHNPDGSVAVEGFYDDVEPLSPELREWYKRIPWNEAEMKQKLGVPEFYGEAGYSPWERITGRPTLEVNGMWGGYMGPGGMTVIPSTAHAKITCRLVPYQDPDKIVALIRSHLEARLPKGVRLEVRVKESGAPAFRMRADHPVAQVAREVLTELYGVPPVETMFGGSVPILSTLKQQLGHDPVSFGFGLEDELIHSPNEFFRLSSFEKGKQGYARLLMRLAS, via the coding sequence ATGAGCTGGCCCGATTACCTAAAACAACACCAAGCGGCTCACCTCGAGGACTTCCGTGCTTTTTTAGCCATCCCCAGCATCTCGGCCCAGCCCGCCCGCCAGGCCGACGTGCGGCGGGCTGCGGAATGGCTGGCCGGGCGGTTTCGCCAGGCCGGCTTTACCGCCGAGGTGTGTCCCACCGCCGGGCATCCGGTGGTGCTGGCCGAGTACTGCCCTTACCCCGACCGGCCCACGGTGCTTTTCTACGGCCATTACGACGTGCAGCCGGCCGACAACCCTGAGCGCTGGAACTCCCCGCCCTTTGAACCCACCGTGGTGGATGGGCGCATCGTGGCCCGCGGGGCCTCGGATATGAAGGGGCAGGTGATGGCCTTTCTGCTGGCCGCCGAGGCGCTGATCGCTACTGGGAGCCTCCACCTCAACGTGAAGGCCCTCATCGAGGGGGAGGAGGAGATCAGCAGCCCCAGCCTGCCGGCATTTATCGAGCAGCACCGGGAACGGCTGCGCTGCGACATGATCATCAACGGGGATAGCGGCCAGCTTTCCGAGACCACCCCGCTGCTGAGCCTTGGGGCGCGGGGTATTTGCGGCCTCGAGTTCGACCTGATCGGCCCCAGCCACGACCTGCACTCGGGCTCCTGGGGCGGCCAGGTGCAAAACCCCCTGCACGCTATGGCCGAACTGATTGCCTCGTTGCACAACCCCGACGGCAGCGTGGCGGTCGAGGGTTTTTACGACGATGTGGAACCCCTCAGCCCCGAATTGCGCGAGTGGTACAAGCGGATTCCCTGGAACGAAGCGGAGATGAAACAGAAGCTGGGGGTGCCCGAGTTTTATGGTGAGGCGGGTTATTCCCCCTGGGAGCGCATCACCGGACGGCCCACCCTCGAGGTCAACGGGATGTGGGGTGGCTACATGGGGCCGGGGGGTATGACGGTGATTCCCTCCACCGCGCATGCCAAAATCACCTGTCGCCTGGTACCCTACCAAGACCCCGATAAGATCGTGGCCCTGATCAGGTCGCACCTGGAGGCCCGCCTGCCCAAAGGTGTGCGCCTGGAGGTGCGGGTTAAGGAGTCGGGGGCCCCGGCGTTTCGCATGCGGGCCGACCACCCGGTGGCCCAGGTGGCCCGGGAAGTCCTCACCGAGCTGTACGGGGTGCCGCCGGTGGAGACCATGTTTGGTGGCTCGGTGCCCATTCTGAGTACCCTTAAGCAGCAGCTAGGCCACGATCCAGTGAGCTTTGGTTTTGGCCTCGAGGACGAGCTGATTCACTCCCCCAACGAGTTCTTCAGGCTCTCGAGCTTTGAAAAAGGCAAGCAGGGCTATGCCCGGCTGCTCATGCGCTTGGCTTCTTAG
- the pgeF gene encoding peptidoglycan editing factor PgeF, with the protein MQLLTSPLLEVPHGFTTRQGGVSPAPFDSLNLGLSTADHPGHVLENRRRVLAAFGNPPVVALSQVHGNRVHVVETAGEWEGDGVLTATPGLLLRVTVADCYPILLHDPVRRVVGALHAGWRGVVSGILPRALELMQSRYGSSPENIRLAVGPGISGPNFQVGPEVLEQFERVGLAFAWPDPKHPGRYRLDLERAIHAQALQGGIDPRHYWALGRCTYADTAFFSHRRDRGQTGRMWAVIMLPNH; encoded by the coding sequence TTGCAGTTGCTTACCAGTCCTTTGCTAGAGGTGCCCCATGGCTTCACCACCCGCCAGGGTGGTGTGTCGCCAGCCCCGTTCGACAGCCTCAACCTGGGTCTGTCCACGGCAGATCATCCAGGGCATGTGCTGGAAAACCGGCGCAGGGTGCTGGCGGCTTTCGGGAACCCGCCGGTGGTAGCCCTAAGTCAAGTTCATGGCAACCGGGTGCATGTGGTTGAGACGGCTGGGGAGTGGGAAGGGGACGGGGTGTTGACCGCCACCCCCGGACTGTTGCTGCGGGTTACTGTGGCCGACTGCTACCCCATCCTGCTCCACGATCCTGTTAGGCGTGTGGTGGGGGCGTTGCACGCAGGCTGGCGGGGGGTGGTTTCGGGTATTTTGCCGCGGGCCCTGGAACTGATGCAGTCCCGGTATGGCTCGAGCCCCGAGAACATTCGACTGGCGGTGGGCCCTGGCATCAGCGGCCCCAACTTCCAGGTGGGCCCGGAGGTGCTGGAGCAGTTTGAGCGGGTGGGCCTGGCTTTTGCTTGGCCCGATCCAAAGCATCCAGGCAGATACCGGCTCGACCTCGAGCGGGCCATCCACGCCCAGGCCCTGCAAGGTGGGATTGACCCCCGGCATTACTGGGCGTTGGGACGCTGCACCTATGCCGATACGGCCTTCTTTTCGCACCGCAGGGATCGGGGTCAGACCGGCCGTATGTGGGCTGTCATAATGCTGCCCAACCATTAG